DNA from Megalops cyprinoides isolate fMegCyp1 chromosome 14, fMegCyp1.pri, whole genome shotgun sequence:
TGAGTGAGGTGCTTAAGTAGCTTAACTTCTTTGGAAATACCAAGCATTGTAGATCTACAATATGACGAAGAGCAGCTGCTAGGCTAGTAAATAATAAGGTCTTtgttcagaataaataaaaattgattcACTTATAGAAGAAAAGAATGGATTTTATTACATAGATAAATCAGTAGTAGACAAGTTGGGTGCTCTTGTCCTATACTCCTTGTGACACAAAGAgctaaatatacagtatcttcATAATTAACACTTCTATACACAAGAGACAAAGCACTTATGAAGTTATTGGGTGGCTTGTAATAAAATAGCTGTTAGACATTGACAGAGATCGTAATGCTGTAATCACAATGCATTCAGAATAACATTACTCCTTGATAACAAATCTATTCTGATATTCTTGTACATATTCAGAACTGGTCCTTCCTTTGCCAATGTGAGGTAACACTCTGATACTTTGAAgtgatacattttcagaaagtcATCCTCAAATAATTGTTTTGCAATCTATCTCTAGATGACAGAATGACATTGCTTCTCATCTGCATGCCCCCAATATAACCATTTGGCATTCGCCTGAGCCTccacattgctgtcatttttacatttttttgtaactgcctttttccatttttagaaGTTAGAAACATAGCCTGTTTCACCATTCTAAACAGGATTTCCTTGGAGACATTAGAAGAGTGCATTTTTTCACTGAACTGTCTTCAACAAGAATAATAATTGGTTGGCCACTTGATGCGATCCACATGGGACTGATGCACTGACGCTTTCACAACCCCACACATAAGCAGAGGGATGCTGAagaaagctgtttgttttcatgccaAAACAGTGGTGTTGGTGGAAGCTTCCTCATTTTTCTGCAATGTGTAACTAGTCTTAGAATTGTGTTGCATGTGTACTCCTATTGGTCTTGTTTCCTTTCCTGTCTAATTTGAAGCCAGAACTGGAATTCAGGTTTTCCTTGCCGCTAACAAACTTGTTGGCTTGTTTCTCTGAAAGTGGATGACTTTTTTCAATATTCCTTTTTCTATGGATTTATTGCTGGTGaattatatttacacacacctGCTGCATTCCAACCACAGGCTGCTGACAGTAACAAATAAGTTAGCCCAATTCTTGAAGTATGCAAAGTTGCATGTAGGATTtaatattgtatatgtgtgtgtgtacctgtgtgtgtgcgtgtacctgtatgtgtgtgtgtgtgcctgtgcctgtatgagtgtatgtgtgtctgtgtgtgtgtgtgtgtgtgtgtgtgtgtgtgtgtgtgtgtgcctgtgtccgCTTGCCTAACTTGCTAGCAGACTACTATCACCTCAAAATGATTAGAATGAGCAGAATCAACAGAACTCAGAGCTTTGTCTTGGCTACCTTATGCAGCTAGCTACAATCTTTGACAGAAATAGTaacagtttgtgttttgaaaatggGCAAGTTATGCAACTGCATAAAGCAGAATTTTAAACATTCttacacatacagtgtgtgcaaaaaaaaaaaaaaaaaaaaagaaatacgaGCTCATGGCAGTCATGGCATTTTTTTAGATACAGGTATTCAAAGGTCAAACCAAATCAATTTTAATCAGCTATCAACTAAAATGTCTATCAACTAAAATGTCTGTTGATAATGAAtcaatatttattcacatcATTATTAAAGTTGTCATTAAAGGTAAAAATTGGTTCATAATTTCTGcaaaattcaattttcaaaatcagtttgaaggattacattgtattttctattaaatatttgttttaaattataaatgacacatttttattttgacaaatattAACTTCTGAATATTTATCttgaaaacattgtaaaacaatatTCATACAtgtcatctttatttatttagtgctattgcaatttatttatttttttgtccttaaAGAATGTGTACTTAAAACGGGCATCAGAAAGCTTTGCATAATTATGTTATATGCATGGAGCTGACACTGAGGTGACCCTAAACCTGTGCTTCCACTGCAGGTGGCgtggtctgtgtttgtgtggtgcaAGCATGTCCTGTCAGGTTATTACGTAACATCCACACAATGAGGGtatctgcagctgcagtgacagTACCGGGGGGAAGGAAATAATCTCGTCATCAAATGCAAAGGGCCTTGATTTTCCTGACTGCAGCTAAAGGCAGCTTTCATAATGAATTTTTACCTTCACACCTCCCTGCTGGCTGATAGCCAAGACAAACGTTCCGCCCCCTCTCAGCTAAGCAATCTCAAATGTGCCTGCGGTCGAGTGCACTAGATTCTAGTCTTATACTCTCCgggttggaaaaaaatgaataaataaaatgagcacACGCTCCTTCACCAGTTTAATTACacaaaaggagggaggggatcAAGGTACAAATGAGATAGCTCAACAAAAGGATAAGTACTATGATGACAATACATAAAGCGTGTTTAGGTAATGTGTTGTCTGCTCACAGTCGGTAACATGCACACCCCACCGcatccccctcccttccccaacAGCTACACAATCTCTGGCATCAGCCTGTGGGCCGGCCCTCTCTGGGCTTGGCTGTCGTCTGTACATTACAACATGTGACCTGGAGGCTGCTTGCCACCTCCTGTCACTGTTAGTTAGATTCTGGAGCAGCAACCGTGCACCTGTCGCCCTGCATTACTGAGCCAGCCATCAGGAGTACGCAAGAAAGGCAACTCTGCTTGCCTGCCAGTTTCCTTTGCTTTTACCAAACAGATCCTCGGGCAGGTAACaccctgcttgtgtgtgtgccttgcCAACACAAAGGAGCACTTACAAATctcagctgctgtaccctctgAAGGTTGAGAGTCAGTCTATTCGGCATCTTAAAGACAGAAGAAGAATggggactgaaaaaaaaaacaataactggGGACTAGGAAAGAGGACAGACAGGGGAGGAAGACAGGGGAGGAAGCGGGGTGCTGATCATCTTAAAAATAGTGACAATAGTACTGGAAGGGGAAAACATCATATGTGCTTATTTATATGGGAACCTGTGAAATAGCTGTGGAAGTCCTAAATGGAAAAGCATGGTCTCATGGATGCCTATAAATTCAGCTCCTCCAAGCACTGAGACAGGGGTTCACAGCAGCTGGCTGGGAGAGAGCGTGAGGCAGCTTAGACAGTGGCAGGCAGTGTATAATTGTGTCTGAAATAGCTGCAGCACAGCTGGAGGTAGCGTGGTGAGGAAGGTCTCCTGTACTGAGTGTACTGAACAATAGCCATACGCAGCTGAGAGGAAGGAAGCCTTGCTGTGCCGAGAGTGAGGCAGGCTGAGGGGGAAGGGCACAGGCAGCCTTTGGACTTGCCTTACTTATCCAAAGAGGATATCAGCTTGTGCCTTTGCACGGGTCAGCCTAGGACACACCCAATTATAATCATGACCCATGTTATGATTCTAAGTAAATGAAAGCTTGGATAAAAAATGGTTCCTTTCTGAATCCTTGGGTTATGTTGTCACAGGCGACAGAGTTTTTTAGCTACTGTAGGGAAAATGACACCGTATGTGTTTAACATAGCTTTTAACACAAATCACTGTTGTTATTGCCTGCTGAGTGAGAGATGcgatacatacagtaccatcTGTTTCTAACCTTCAAAATCACTAGAAACCctaaaaggaacaaaatgagAAGTGATTTTACTTTGTCAGAGGTAATGTCTctattatatattttgaaatatgataGGCAACTTATCAAAATGTCAACAGTTTAGTTGGTGAATTTTGACAGAAGAACAAAAGCGTTAAACAGGTGGACAAGGCTGAATCAGAATTTAACACCGATCTGACACATGGAGCAATAGTGTACAAGACCTAGCAGGACCCACAGAAGAGGCCAACTAGTCTCGTTGTCCGTGGCTGGAAAACTTGTCGGCACTTGAACGGATTAATGCGTCAATGTAGAGTAACTGGCTTAACAGCAATCCACTTATCCTGACATGTACGATTATCTCTGTGTTAGTTATGTGGAAATCAAACATAGAcataaagaatgaaataaaatagaaattaaacatgcaaaaatatgaatggaGGTTATCTACAGTGGTATAAATGTAAGGCCAAAACTTGGACagtacacacactacatagATATGGGAAATGGAATCCACATTCGGGGAAACCAGCCCTAATTGATGTTTGGACttcactgggggaaaaaacattgcatttcatttggaatGTTTATAAGGTAGCAAtttaaaacaggaaagcagGTGCAAACATTATTTTCCCACCCTGGAGTCAAACCTTTAATCCTCTGTTAATTTTTCCCTCTAGACCAAGTTATCAAGTAACTGAATAACTTCATGGAattcacaaaacacaattattattGAAAAAGGCAGGACAATGAATACCAACACGTGCTACCGGTATTAAGCAGGTACTAATGGTCAGACAAGTCGGAACATCCAGATGCTGTGACTgatcttcattttgtttgttttcagtgaacTGCCCTACCTGCACTATAACAGGAAGATGAGTATGTGGTTAAATGATAATACCATTAAGCTCTGTATTTGCATGCTAATTACGTAATGCTGGTTTCTAATAGAGGCCCAACCCATGACATCGAAATAATGcgtaaaaatgatgaaaaaaactgcaagctACAGGTACCATTCAACAACATGTAACAGTGGATCATGTGAAAACTGAGGTGGGAGGAATGTTCCTCTGTGTACAAATGGTCTCAAAGGTCAACAGGTGTGCAAGGATCAAGGATAGCAATTTTCCTGGCTCTTGTAGCATCTGAATTGATTCTATTTGTGTAATGGTGACTTCCTTATTAAAGACACGAGACCTCTGAAACCATGGGTGCTATTGCAAAtggctgcagtgttttgcaGAAATGCTGTGATAAGCCTTTAAACTGTCCACCGCTATCACTGGTTTTCTAGGTCAGCTAGcaagagccaaaaaaaaaaaaaaaacagtagcacACGCTGTAGGCTGGGCCTGCGAGTGTCAGATGATTGGACCTCTTCCACCACAATCAGGCACTCTGCACCCTCAATTCAAAGTGACGTTGGCTTGCCCTGTCTCCTTGTTCTGTGGATTAATTAGTAGGTTGAGTGAAACACAGGGAGACCTGTGTCATTGGAATGACAGTCTGTAGACTATTTGTCAGCGGCTGGGTAGATGCCATACCTTGTAAAGAGACAGTATTCTcctgaatgtgtgcattttcaaagcaacaGTTTTACCTGTAAAAACAGAAGTTGATATTCAAACATATCTTCTCACTGGTTCTAGTTCACTAAATTAACAGACAAGTTCCCTTTCCCAATCAAACACATTAATAATTGCCCACCTCTCTCTATACAGTACGGCAGTGGTGCTTCTGTTTAACGCCATATTGAATTAACTATCACAGAAGAGCTTActtgatattttgttttctgattttcttttttgtaatgtaatgtaaatattttaattagatCATTCAGATATTCTTTCCACTATTTTCACATTAATGCTTTTCCCCAAATGAATTATCAAGTGACACACCGTAGGGCAATGTAGGtcaaaaataatctgaaaataTGACACCACTTAAAATGAGACTTATCTGTTATCATTTGCATTCTGcaatgatgcaacatttaatGCATGTTGTACTTGTGCGTTAGTCTCAAAATATTAATGCTAAGTGTTTCCAGTACTGATCAGTAAAACTAACaactattttaaattaaaagaatgCTACTACAAAGGtgtataataatgaaaaatgtttattaccTTTTGGGGTTTACAATATTCttcaaaagaatattttttttacagtaaactCCAGAAAACAATGTGATCTATTTTTTTAGATGAATTCCAATAAATTCCCAGTActctcttcacacactgaaacaattcTCCGACATTATCCGAAATcatacattgtaaaaaatgGTTCAAAGCAATTTAAAAGTGCGGATGAAAATACACATGCCCACTCCTCATGGGTGTGGCCCAGATGGCTCcagtcttcctcctctttccatTCTCGGGGCATAAAGGATACATATATAAAATCCATAAATGGAACCACAGATGGTAATGggttttaactttttatttgcatatcaaaacaaaatgtgcattcCAAGAATtgaaataatgcaaacaaaacGCTGCCcaatttgaaaagcattttacagGTTGCCAGAAGCCACACTATTCATAGGTGGAGAACGTGAGTTCTTGGATTTGTCAGCCACGCCctatctcttcctctttttgccATGCGGAGGTGTTCGAAGCAGGCAAGATGTCTGGAGATACGAACAGGAACTGAGGCCAGCTGCGCCGTGATTCGTGGACGGGCGGCAGGTTCTCTGTACAGACCGCCGGTCAGTAGTTTTCTTTCAACGTTGCTGTAAAAAGGGGCTCAGGGCTAGGtagaggtgggtgggggtgtgggggtagggggtggggggctgcaCAGTCATCTGCTTTCGTCCAATCACAATGCAACTTAGGTTTTCGGTTACAAAGTTATACAGCtaaaagaagtgaaaaaagaagGCAATGCTCGTGGAATGTACAGTGCATGGTGGAGGTTCCATCTTCACGATGCTGAGGCTTGCTTCTCCTGTTCAATGGCTGCAAGGAGAGGAAGAACGCcttagttttttcccccccaagaATGTAACTGCTGTATGGTTCCCTTAAAAAGTAGCCACATATGTAAAAGTACTAATATAGTAATGTATGCACAGTATGGTATGCTAGTTTTTGCCACATAATATTATATAGAAACTACTAGTACACACATATTAATATGTGCAACTGTATTTTATCATTACTATAATCTGCAATCTTACTTTCTTTTGATGGTAGGGGATTCTTCTCCTGAGTCTCGGTCTTCTTCAGCTTGGTCTTGTCGAAGCTGGTGACCTCCTCCAGATTTGGCTTATCAGACATGTTTGCTGGGTATCTGgtcagaataaaatacaaaagagcATTTGGCATAAAATGTCCGATCATTCAGACAGCATGAGGCAGACAACCTGCCCCTCGCTGAGGTCTGAAATGCGGCACTTGCTTTattgttcttctttttaatttttccgCACCGAGTTCTGCCTTGTACAATCTGCATTTTAACGGCTCATTAATTTCAGAGCATGATAGAAGATGGAACAAAAAGGGACTCGCTTCTAAATAGCTTCTCATACAGTAATACtacaaaataacattacaaTTCAAGTTCACGTGCAGTAGACGCGAAAAACAGCGAGTCAGACAATCGTGAAATATGATCTTTTCTCCTCCACTTTAAccaaaaatatgataaaaacTATGATGACCACATTAATCAAAATCCATTAGATATTCCCTTAATCTGCGTGCacgtgtctttttttttaatgttcgCAAATGGTTTACGCAATCCAGCTTTgttctgttcacacacacaaactcggTCTCCAATCTGAGGAACCACCGCCCTGTTTGGCATCATCTCAGCAGATTGAACGTTTCTAACGGCAATTCT
Protein-coding regions in this window:
- the LOC118788969 gene encoding thymosin beta-11, translated to MSDKPNLEEVTSFDKTKLKKTETQEKNPLPSKETIEQEKQASAS